Below is a genomic region from Microbacterium galbinum.
CGGACGAGCACTCGCCGACCGCGGCACCGGTTGCGGCGCCGGCGAACGCGTCGAGCGCGCCGGCTGCGTCGCACTCGCAGCGGGCCGTCGTGATCGAGCCGATGACGCCGAGCCGCTCGTTCTGGACCCGCATCGACCGCCCCTTCGTCTTCGGCTTCCTGGTGACTCTCGGCGGCCTCGGTGCGCTCGTGCTCGGGCTCGCGGTCACGAGCCTGTCGACCGTGCTCATCTACATCGCCCTCGCCCTCTTCGCCGCCCTCGGGCTCGACCCGTCGGTGCGCTTCCTCGAGCGCCGCGGGCTCTCCCGGGCGATCTCGGTCGTGATCGTGATCCTGTCGCTGATCGTCGTCGTGGCGCTGATCCTCTGGATGGTGCTGCCGATCGTGATCGAGCAGATCGCGAGCTTCGTGCGATCGGTCCCCGGGATGATCGCCGACTTCCAGCGCAGCGATCTCTACGCCACGCTCGACGACCAGTTCGGCGACCAGTTCCAGGGCCTCGTGGCCGACGTGCAGAAGTTCCTCACCGACCCCGGCAACATTGCCAGCATCGGCGGCGGCGCACTGCAGGTCGGAGCATCCATCGCCTCGGGGATCTCGGGTGTGATCGTGGTGCTCGTGCTCACCCTGTACTTCGTGGCGACTCTGCCGGGAATGAAGCAGAGCATGCTGCGCCTGATCCCCGCCCGTGACCGCGACCGCGCCGGCGACATCACCGACCAGATCACCGATTCGGTGGGTGGGTACGTGATGGGCATGGTCGTGCTCGCGTTCTTCAATGCGATCCTCGCGCTGCTGCTCTACACGTTCCTGGGGCTGCCGTTCCCGCCGCTCATGGCGACGGTCGCGTTCTGCATCACGCTGATCCCCCTCGTCGGATCGGTGATGTTCTGGATCATCGGCACGGGCCTCGCGCTCTTCACCGACCCGCTCGGTGCGCTGATCTTCGCGGCGATCTACCTCGTCTACATGCAGATCGAGGCGTACGTCATCACTCCGCGCGTCATGAACAAGGCGATCGCGATCCCCGGCTCGCTCGTGGTGATCGGCGCCCTCGCCGGTGGCACGCTGCTCGGTCTGCTCGGGGCTCTCGTGGCGGTGCCGGTGGCGGCATCCATCCTCATCATCATCAAGCAGGTCTGGGTCCCGAGGCAGGACGCCCGGGTGTAGCGGAAGCGGATCCTCCGTCGGAGCCCGCCTCTCGCACGCCCCTCGCGCATCCCCTCTCGGAGCCGCGCCGAAACCCACCACGAGCCACGTCGGTGACGATGGGTCTCGACGGGGGTGATGGTTTCGACGGGTCCCCGGATGCCGGGGATGGATGCCGGGACGGATGCCGGGCACACGCAGAAGTGCCCGGACCCATCGGGCCCGGGCACTTCTCGTGATGCGGTCAGGAGGTCAGATCAGACCCTGGTCCTCGAGCCACTTCTTGGCGATGTCCTTCGACGACTGCTGGTCGACCGTGCTGAGCACGTTCAGCGACACGAGCTCCTCGGCGGTGAGCTTGGCGCTGACCTCGTTGAGCACGTCGGAGACCTCGTCGGCGATGTCGCTCGACACGATCGGCACGACGTTCGACGAGATGATCAGGTTCTCGGGGTCTTCGAGGGCCACGATGTCTTCGGTCTCGAAGGCCGGGTCGGCGGTGTAGATGTCGGCGACCTGGATCTCGCCGGCGAGCAGCGACTCGAGCGTGCTCGGGCCGGTGGCCGAGAACTGCAGGTCCACGCCGTAGACATCCTTGGCCGCAGACGGGCTGTACGGGCGCTGCTCGAACTCGGGAGCCGCACCGATGGTGACGGGCGACGGAGCCTTCGACAGGTCGGCGATCGAGGTGATGCCGTACTCGTCGGCGAAGCTCTTGAGCACCGTGTAGGTGTCCTGGTCGGATGCCTCGGCGAAGTCGAGAGCCGTCAGGCTGTCGGGCAGGGCGTCCTGCAGGGCGGCGTAGACATCGTCGGGGCTGGTGACGTCGACCCCGTCCTTCGACAGGTACTCGAGCAGGCTGCCCGTGTACTCGGGGAAGACGTTGATCGCGCCGGACTCGACCTCGGGCATGTACGCGTCGCGCTGACCGATGTTGAGCTGCGTCTCGACGTCGAAACCGGCGTTCGAGAGGGCCTGGGCGTAGATCTCGGCGATGATCTCGTTCGAGTAGTACGCCTGCGAGCCGACGACGATCGTGTCGCCGCTGCCGGAACCGGCGCTGTCGGACGGCTCGTCGAGCGGGTTGCTTCCGCCGCAGGCCGACAGGGTGAGCGCGGCCGCGGCGACAAGGCCGACGGCGAGGACGGAGCGCTTGCCTCGTGCTGTGAACATGGATTTCCTCTTCTCTGGAAACTGCTGGGACTTCGAGTGCTGTGGATTCAGGTGGATGACGCCGGGCGGTGCTCAGGCGGTGGCGGGTGCGGGTTCGGAACTGGTGGCGGATGCCGTGGCCGAGCCGGTGCGGGAAGCCGCGGTCCGGCTCGATCGCTTACCGTCGGCGCGCGGCCCACCGCCGCGGAGCCCGGCGGGAACGGCGGCGCGCTGCGCGGTGGCGAGGAGCAGATCGACGATC
It encodes:
- a CDS encoding AI-2E family transporter, with translation MSNEKPPASAPSDDAAAADEHSPTAAPVAAPANASSAPAASHSQRAVVIEPMTPSRSFWTRIDRPFVFGFLVTLGGLGALVLGLAVTSLSTVLIYIALALFAALGLDPSVRFLERRGLSRAISVVIVILSLIVVVALILWMVLPIVIEQIASFVRSVPGMIADFQRSDLYATLDDQFGDQFQGLVADVQKFLTDPGNIASIGGGALQVGASIASGISGVIVVLVLTLYFVATLPGMKQSMLRLIPARDRDRAGDITDQITDSVGGYVMGMVVLAFFNAILALLLYTFLGLPFPPLMATVAFCITLIPLVGSVMFWIIGTGLALFTDPLGALIFAAIYLVYMQIEAYVITPRVMNKAIAIPGSLVVIGALAGGTLLGLLGALVAVPVAASILIIIKQVWVPRQDARV
- a CDS encoding ABC transporter substrate-binding protein, which encodes MFTARGKRSVLAVGLVAAAALTLSACGGSNPLDEPSDSAGSGSGDTIVVGSQAYYSNEIIAEIYAQALSNAGFDVETQLNIGQRDAYMPEVESGAINVFPEYTGSLLEYLSKDGVDVTSPDDVYAALQDALPDSLTALDFAEASDQDTYTVLKSFADEYGITSIADLSKAPSPVTIGAAPEFEQRPYSPSAAKDVYGVDLQFSATGPSTLESLLAGEIQVADIYTADPAFETEDIVALEDPENLIISSNVVPIVSSDIADEVSDVLNEVSAKLTAEELVSLNVLSTVDQQSSKDIAKKWLEDQGLI